From Triticum aestivum cultivar Chinese Spring chromosome 4A, IWGSC CS RefSeq v2.1, whole genome shotgun sequence, a single genomic window includes:
- the LOC123087479 gene encoding protein EXPORTIN 1A isoform X2, whose product MAEKLRDLSQPIDVPVLDATVAAFYGTGSKEERSAADLILRDLQNNPDMWLQVVHILQNSQNLNTKFFALQVLESVIKYRWNALPVEQRDGIKNYISDVIVQLSSNEVSFRQERLYVNKLNIILVQVLKHEWPARWTSFIPDLVAAAKSSETICENCMAILKLLSEEIFDFSRGEMTQQKIKELKSSLNSEFRLIHELCLYVLSATQSSELIRATLATLHAFLSWIPVGFIFESPLLETLLKFFPMAAYRNLTLQCLTEVAALQFGDFYNVQYVKMYTFFMLQLQAILPPGTIPNAYANGSNEEQAFIQNLALFFTAFFKNHIRILEASAENRAALLVGLEYLIGISYVDDTEVFKVCLDYWNVFVLELFEAHNQMEPAIPAAQMIPGVDGTGTAVHQRRQLYASPLSKLRMLMICRMAKPEEVLIVEDENGNIVRETMKDNDVLVQYKIMRETLIYLSHLDHEDTEQQMLKKLTKQLNGEDWSWNNLNTLCWAIGSISGSMVEEQENRFLVMVIRDLLNLCEITKGKDNKAVIASNIMYVVGQYPRFLRAHWKFLKTVVNKLFEFMHEMHPGVQDMACDTFLKIVQKCKRKFVTQQVGENEPFVSELLTNLATTILDLEPHQIHTFYESVGHMIQAESDNTKRDEYLKRLMSLPNQKWAEIIGQAGQSIDILKNQDVIRSVLNILQTNTSVATSLGPHFFPQISLIFLDMLTVYRMYSELVSSTIAEGGPYASKSSFVKLLRSIKRETLKLIETFVDKAEDLPHLGKQFVPPMMDPILGDYARNVPDARESEVLSLFATIINKYKAEMLDDVPRIFEAVFQCTLEMITKNFEDYPEHRLKFFSLLRAIGTHCFKALIQLSSQQLKLVIDSINWAFRHTERNIAETGLSLLLEILKNFQASEFTNQFYKTYFLTIEQEIFAVLTDSFHKPGFKLHVLVLQHLFCVVDGLTEPLWDASTASYPSNAMFVRDYTIKLLGASFPNMTAAEVTKFVDGLLGSRHDLPSFKNHIRDFLVQSKEFSAQDNKDLYAEEAAVQREKERQRMLAIPGLIAPSELQDEMVDS is encoded by the exons GTACTTGAAAGTGTTATCAAGTACAGGTGGAACGCATTGCCGGTTGAACAACGTGACGGCATAAAGAATTACATATCTGATGTGATTGTCCAG CTCTCAAGTAATGAGGTTTCCTTTCGACAAGAGAGGCTTTATGTTAATAAGCTCAACATTATATTGGTGCAG GTTCTGAAGCATGAGTGGCCAGCCAGGTGGACATCCTTCATTCCTGAccttgttgcagcagcaaagaGCAGTGAAACCATATGTGAAAACTGCATGGCTATACTGAAG CTTTTAAGTGAAGAAATTTTTGATTTTTCAAGAGGTGAAATGACACAACAGAAGATTAAAGAACTCAAGTCCTCACTCAACAG TGAATTTCGACTCATCCACGAGCTGTGTTTGTATGTCCTATCTGCAACACAAAGTTCTGAGCTGATCCGTGCTACATTGGCTACGCTTCATGCTTTCTTATCATGGATTcctgttggattcatatttgagtCGCCATTG CTGGAGACGCTGCTGAAGTTCTTTCCTATGGCTGCCTATCGGAACCTTACACTTCAGTGTCTAACAGAG GTTGCTGCTCTTCAGTTCGGTGATTTTTATAATGTGCAGTATGTGAAGATGTACACATTTTTCATGTTGCAGCTGCAG GCTATTCTTCCTCCTGGAACAATTCCCAATGCGTATGCTAATGGTTCCAATGAAGAACAAGCATTCATACAAAATCTGGCACTCTTCTTCACTGCCTTCTTCAAG AATCATATACGCATACTGGAGGCTTCTGCAGAAAATAGAGCTGCATTACTTGTTGGTCTCGAGTACCTCATCGGAATATCATATGTTGATGACACTGAAGTTTTCAAG GTGTGTTTGGATTACTGGAATGTATTTGTCTTGGAGCTTTTTGAAGCACACAATCAAATGGAGCCTGCAATACCAGCT GCCCAGATGATTCCTGGAGTTGATGGTACTGGTACAGCTGTTCACCAAAGGAGGCAGCTTTATGCAAGTCCACTATCAAAATTACGAATGTTGATGATTTGTCGGATGGCAAAGCCTGAAGAGGTATTGATTGTGGAAGATGAAAATGGCAATATTGTACGGGAAACAATGAAGGATAATGATGTCCTTGTCCAATATAAG ATCATGAGGGAAACGTTGATCTATTTGTCCCATCTTGATCATGAGGATACAGAGCAACAG ATGTTGAAGAAATTGACTAAGCAATTGAATGGAGAAGACTGGAGTTGGAATAACCTCAATACTCTATGCTGGGCTATTGGATCAATATCTGGTTCTATGGTGGAGGAACAG GAGAACAGATTCTTGGTGATGGTTATTCGTGATTTGCTAAATCTCTGTGAAATCACGAAGGGGAAAGACAACAAAGCTGTTATTGCGAGTAACATCAT GTATGTGGTCGGTCAGTACCCAAGATTTCTCAGGGCTCATTGGAAGTTTCTGAAGACAGTAGTCAACAAATTATTTGAGTTCATGCATGAGATGCATCCTGGAGTTCAG GATATGGCGTGTGATACATTCCTGAAAATTGTTCAGAAATGCAAGCGCAAGTTTGTGACACAACAG GTGGGCGAGAACGAACCATTTGTTTCTGAACTGCTCACCAACCTTGCTACGACAATTCTTGATCTTGAGCCGCATCAGATTCATACGTTTTATGAATCG GTTGGTCACATGATTCAAGCTGAATCTGATAATACTAAGAGGGACGAATACCTGAAGAGATTGATGAGCCTTCCTAATCAG AAATGGGCAGAAATAATTGGACAGGCAGGCCAAAGCATTGATATCCTGAAGAACCAAGATGTTATCAGATCTGTTCTTAACATCTTGCAG ACAAACACAAGTGTTGCGACTTCGCTTGGACCACACTTTTTCCCACAAATTTCACTGATCTTCCTCGACATGCTGACAGTTTACAG AATGTACAGCGAGCTAGTATCAAGCACTATTGCTGAAGGGGGGCCTTATGCCTCAAAGTCGTCATTTGTAAAACTCTTAAG ATCTATCAAGAGGGAAACATTGAAATTGATTGAGACGTTTGTGGACAAAGCTGAAGACCTACCGCACCTTGGGAAGCAGTTTGTTCCTCCAATGATGGATCCTATTCTTGGTGATTATGCTAGAAATGTGCCTGATGCAAGGGAATCTGAAGTCCTGTCCCTGTTTGCAACAATTATAAACAA GTACAAAGCTGAAATGCTTGATGATGTGCCTCGTATATTCGAGGCTGTTTTCCAGTGTACTCTTGAG ATGATTACTAAAAACTTTGAAGATTATCCTGAGCACCGCCTCAAGTTTTTCTCTTTACTTCGTGCTATCGGCACCCATTGCTTCAAAGCTTTAATTCAGCTTTCCAGCCAG CAATTGAAGCTTGTGATTGATTCGATCAACTGGGCATTTAGACATACAGAGAGAAACATTGCCGAGACTGGTCTTAGTCTTTTATTGGAAATTCTGAAGAATTTTCAG GCTTCAGAATTCACGAATCAGTTCTACAAAACATATTTTTTGACTATAGAGCAGGAGATTTTTGCAGTTCTCACAGATTCATTTCATAAGCCTGGCTTCAAACTTCATGTTTTGGTGCTACAACACTTGTTTTGTGTG GTTGATGGCCTAACTGAACCTCTATGGGATGCATCCACGGCATCATATCCATCTAATGCCATGTTTGTACGGGACTACACAATCAAACTTCTTGGAGCATCATTTCCTAACATGACGGCAGCTGAG GTGACCAAGTTTGTTGATGGGCTCCTTGGTTCGAGACATGACCTCCCAAGCTTCAAAAACCATATTAGGGACTTCCTGGTGCAATCAAAGGAGTTCTCAGCCCAG GATAACAAGGATCTGTATGCGGAAGAGGCTGCGGTACAAAGAGAAAAGGAAAGGCAACGGATGCTTGCCATCCCAGGGCTGATTGCCCCAAGCGAATTGCAAGATGAGATGGTAGACTCATAG
- the LOC123087479 gene encoding protein EXPORTIN 1A isoform X1, protein MAEKLRDLSQPIDVPVLDATVAAFYGTGSKEERSAADLILRDLQNNPDMWLQVVHILQNSQNLNTKFFALQVLESVIKYRWNALPVEQRDGIKNYISDVIVQLSSNEVSFRQERLYVNKLNIILVQVLKHEWPARWTSFIPDLVAAAKSSETICENCMAILKLLSEEIFDFSRGEMTQQKIKELKSSLNSEFRLIHELCLYVLSATQSSELIRATLATLHAFLSWIPVGFIFESPLLETLLKFFPMAAYRNLTLQCLTEVAALQFGDFYNVQYVKMYTFFMLQLQAILPPGTIPNAYANGSNEEQAFIQNLALFFTAFFKNHIRILEASAENRAALLVGLEYLIGISYVDDTEVFKVCLDYWNVFVLELFEAHNQMEPAIPAVSMIGLQAQMIPGVDGTGTAVHQRRQLYASPLSKLRMLMICRMAKPEEVLIVEDENGNIVRETMKDNDVLVQYKIMRETLIYLSHLDHEDTEQQMLKKLTKQLNGEDWSWNNLNTLCWAIGSISGSMVEEQENRFLVMVIRDLLNLCEITKGKDNKAVIASNIMYVVGQYPRFLRAHWKFLKTVVNKLFEFMHEMHPGVQDMACDTFLKIVQKCKRKFVTQQVGENEPFVSELLTNLATTILDLEPHQIHTFYESVGHMIQAESDNTKRDEYLKRLMSLPNQKWAEIIGQAGQSIDILKNQDVIRSVLNILQTNTSVATSLGPHFFPQISLIFLDMLTVYRMYSELVSSTIAEGGPYASKSSFVKLLRSIKRETLKLIETFVDKAEDLPHLGKQFVPPMMDPILGDYARNVPDARESEVLSLFATIINKYKAEMLDDVPRIFEAVFQCTLEMITKNFEDYPEHRLKFFSLLRAIGTHCFKALIQLSSQQLKLVIDSINWAFRHTERNIAETGLSLLLEILKNFQASEFTNQFYKTYFLTIEQEIFAVLTDSFHKPGFKLHVLVLQHLFCVVDGLTEPLWDASTASYPSNAMFVRDYTIKLLGASFPNMTAAEVTKFVDGLLGSRHDLPSFKNHIRDFLVQSKEFSAQDNKDLYAEEAAVQREKERQRMLAIPGLIAPSELQDEMVDS, encoded by the exons GTACTTGAAAGTGTTATCAAGTACAGGTGGAACGCATTGCCGGTTGAACAACGTGACGGCATAAAGAATTACATATCTGATGTGATTGTCCAG CTCTCAAGTAATGAGGTTTCCTTTCGACAAGAGAGGCTTTATGTTAATAAGCTCAACATTATATTGGTGCAG GTTCTGAAGCATGAGTGGCCAGCCAGGTGGACATCCTTCATTCCTGAccttgttgcagcagcaaagaGCAGTGAAACCATATGTGAAAACTGCATGGCTATACTGAAG CTTTTAAGTGAAGAAATTTTTGATTTTTCAAGAGGTGAAATGACACAACAGAAGATTAAAGAACTCAAGTCCTCACTCAACAG TGAATTTCGACTCATCCACGAGCTGTGTTTGTATGTCCTATCTGCAACACAAAGTTCTGAGCTGATCCGTGCTACATTGGCTACGCTTCATGCTTTCTTATCATGGATTcctgttggattcatatttgagtCGCCATTG CTGGAGACGCTGCTGAAGTTCTTTCCTATGGCTGCCTATCGGAACCTTACACTTCAGTGTCTAACAGAG GTTGCTGCTCTTCAGTTCGGTGATTTTTATAATGTGCAGTATGTGAAGATGTACACATTTTTCATGTTGCAGCTGCAG GCTATTCTTCCTCCTGGAACAATTCCCAATGCGTATGCTAATGGTTCCAATGAAGAACAAGCATTCATACAAAATCTGGCACTCTTCTTCACTGCCTTCTTCAAG AATCATATACGCATACTGGAGGCTTCTGCAGAAAATAGAGCTGCATTACTTGTTGGTCTCGAGTACCTCATCGGAATATCATATGTTGATGACACTGAAGTTTTCAAG GTGTGTTTGGATTACTGGAATGTATTTGTCTTGGAGCTTTTTGAAGCACACAATCAAATGGAGCCTGCAATACCAGCTGTAAGCATGATTGGGCTTCAG GCCCAGATGATTCCTGGAGTTGATGGTACTGGTACAGCTGTTCACCAAAGGAGGCAGCTTTATGCAAGTCCACTATCAAAATTACGAATGTTGATGATTTGTCGGATGGCAAAGCCTGAAGAGGTATTGATTGTGGAAGATGAAAATGGCAATATTGTACGGGAAACAATGAAGGATAATGATGTCCTTGTCCAATATAAG ATCATGAGGGAAACGTTGATCTATTTGTCCCATCTTGATCATGAGGATACAGAGCAACAG ATGTTGAAGAAATTGACTAAGCAATTGAATGGAGAAGACTGGAGTTGGAATAACCTCAATACTCTATGCTGGGCTATTGGATCAATATCTGGTTCTATGGTGGAGGAACAG GAGAACAGATTCTTGGTGATGGTTATTCGTGATTTGCTAAATCTCTGTGAAATCACGAAGGGGAAAGACAACAAAGCTGTTATTGCGAGTAACATCAT GTATGTGGTCGGTCAGTACCCAAGATTTCTCAGGGCTCATTGGAAGTTTCTGAAGACAGTAGTCAACAAATTATTTGAGTTCATGCATGAGATGCATCCTGGAGTTCAG GATATGGCGTGTGATACATTCCTGAAAATTGTTCAGAAATGCAAGCGCAAGTTTGTGACACAACAG GTGGGCGAGAACGAACCATTTGTTTCTGAACTGCTCACCAACCTTGCTACGACAATTCTTGATCTTGAGCCGCATCAGATTCATACGTTTTATGAATCG GTTGGTCACATGATTCAAGCTGAATCTGATAATACTAAGAGGGACGAATACCTGAAGAGATTGATGAGCCTTCCTAATCAG AAATGGGCAGAAATAATTGGACAGGCAGGCCAAAGCATTGATATCCTGAAGAACCAAGATGTTATCAGATCTGTTCTTAACATCTTGCAG ACAAACACAAGTGTTGCGACTTCGCTTGGACCACACTTTTTCCCACAAATTTCACTGATCTTCCTCGACATGCTGACAGTTTACAG AATGTACAGCGAGCTAGTATCAAGCACTATTGCTGAAGGGGGGCCTTATGCCTCAAAGTCGTCATTTGTAAAACTCTTAAG ATCTATCAAGAGGGAAACATTGAAATTGATTGAGACGTTTGTGGACAAAGCTGAAGACCTACCGCACCTTGGGAAGCAGTTTGTTCCTCCAATGATGGATCCTATTCTTGGTGATTATGCTAGAAATGTGCCTGATGCAAGGGAATCTGAAGTCCTGTCCCTGTTTGCAACAATTATAAACAA GTACAAAGCTGAAATGCTTGATGATGTGCCTCGTATATTCGAGGCTGTTTTCCAGTGTACTCTTGAG ATGATTACTAAAAACTTTGAAGATTATCCTGAGCACCGCCTCAAGTTTTTCTCTTTACTTCGTGCTATCGGCACCCATTGCTTCAAAGCTTTAATTCAGCTTTCCAGCCAG CAATTGAAGCTTGTGATTGATTCGATCAACTGGGCATTTAGACATACAGAGAGAAACATTGCCGAGACTGGTCTTAGTCTTTTATTGGAAATTCTGAAGAATTTTCAG GCTTCAGAATTCACGAATCAGTTCTACAAAACATATTTTTTGACTATAGAGCAGGAGATTTTTGCAGTTCTCACAGATTCATTTCATAAGCCTGGCTTCAAACTTCATGTTTTGGTGCTACAACACTTGTTTTGTGTG GTTGATGGCCTAACTGAACCTCTATGGGATGCATCCACGGCATCATATCCATCTAATGCCATGTTTGTACGGGACTACACAATCAAACTTCTTGGAGCATCATTTCCTAACATGACGGCAGCTGAG GTGACCAAGTTTGTTGATGGGCTCCTTGGTTCGAGACATGACCTCCCAAGCTTCAAAAACCATATTAGGGACTTCCTGGTGCAATCAAAGGAGTTCTCAGCCCAG GATAACAAGGATCTGTATGCGGAAGAGGCTGCGGTACAAAGAGAAAAGGAAAGGCAACGGATGCTTGCCATCCCAGGGCTGATTGCCCCAAGCGAATTGCAAGATGAGATGGTAGACTCATAG